Proteins encoded within one genomic window of Nonomuraea gerenzanensis:
- a CDS encoding M48 metallopeptidase family protein, whose amino-acid sequence MPPETVEVRRSSRRRRTVSAYRDGDKTIVLLPAWLSGEDADEWVSRMLDRLAAKERRRRPTDEALLERAKELSAKYLGGEPDPVSVRWVDNQQHRWGSCTPETGTIRISTRLKGLPEWVINYVIIHELVHLLVPSHGAKFWALVEQYPKAERARGFLEGFSAAAHTAPEEC is encoded by the coding sequence GTGCCCCCCGAGACAGTCGAGGTTCGTCGCAGTTCTCGTCGCCGGCGTACGGTGTCCGCATACCGCGACGGCGACAAGACGATCGTGCTCCTGCCCGCCTGGCTGAGCGGCGAAGACGCGGATGAATGGGTGAGCCGGATGCTGGATCGCCTGGCCGCCAAGGAGCGTCGGCGCCGGCCGACCGACGAGGCGTTGCTGGAGCGGGCCAAGGAGCTTTCGGCGAAGTATCTGGGCGGCGAGCCCGACCCCGTGAGCGTGCGGTGGGTCGACAACCAGCAGCACCGCTGGGGCTCGTGCACGCCGGAGACCGGTACCATCCGGATCTCCACCAGGCTCAAGGGCCTGCCGGAGTGGGTCATCAACTATGTGATCATCCATGAGCTGGTGCACCTGCTGGTGCCCAGCCACGGGGCCAAGTTCTGGGCGCTGGTAGAACAGTATCCGAAGGCGGAGCGGGCCCGCGGTTTCCTGGAAGGGTTCTCCGCAGCGGCCCACACGGCACCGGAGGAGTGTTGA
- a CDS encoding enoyl-CoA hydratase/isomerase family protein: MNELSVDRKDDGVVLITLNRPDMRNAMTDTMTAEWRETMTALATDRDARCVVVTGAGTAFSSGGDLSWIGERGTETVPRLRERMLAFYRTWLMIAELEMPTIAAVNGPAVGAGLCVALACDLVYAADDAKLLAPFTSLGLHPGMAATYLLPRRAPGLAREMLLVGRTVSGREAAEKGLVNQSFPKNDLMSEASGIASKIAQNAPIATRLTKVALNQDHQDLEAALRWESLAQPVTMASPDMIEGLTAHRERRMPKFTGS, encoded by the coding sequence ATGAACGAGCTCTCGGTTGATCGCAAAGACGACGGAGTCGTACTCATCACCCTCAATCGCCCCGACATGCGCAACGCCATGACCGACACCATGACGGCCGAATGGCGCGAAACCATGACCGCCCTGGCCACCGACCGCGACGCCCGCTGCGTCGTCGTGACGGGTGCGGGAACGGCTTTCTCCTCCGGTGGCGACCTGTCGTGGATCGGTGAGCGCGGCACCGAGACCGTCCCGCGGCTGCGCGAGCGCATGCTGGCCTTCTACCGCACCTGGCTGATGATCGCGGAGCTTGAGATGCCCACCATCGCAGCCGTCAACGGCCCGGCGGTGGGGGCGGGCCTGTGCGTGGCGCTGGCCTGCGACCTCGTGTACGCCGCCGATGACGCCAAGCTGCTGGCCCCGTTCACGTCCCTGGGCCTGCACCCCGGCATGGCGGCCACGTACCTGCTGCCCAGGAGGGCGCCCGGCCTCGCGCGGGAGATGCTGCTGGTGGGCCGCACCGTGTCCGGCCGGGAAGCGGCCGAGAAAGGGCTGGTAAATCAAAGTTTCCCGAAAAATGACCTAATGTCGGAAGCGAGCGGCATCGCCTCGAAGATCGCCCAGAACGCACCGATTGCCACAAGGCTCACGAAAGTGGCCCTGAACCAAGACCATCAAGACCTGGAAGCCGCTCTGAGGTGGGAATCCTTGGCTCAGCCCGTGACCATGGCCTCACCGGACATGATCGAGGGCCTGACCGCACATCGGGAAAGGCGCATGCCCAAATTCACCGGCTCTTAA
- a CDS encoding ThiF family adenylyltransferase has translation MKPTLRRILRDERTLQLGVHPFRAVMLSGLTQPVLEWVEGLDGTRDLETVLREAALAGLDELRARSLLDQLAAQGALHDAATGPGSLRDLPLAERDRLKPELSALDLASTSPDGMIALFERRRRARVRVYGAGRVGAQIVALLAAAGVGHLRVLDPGETRPQDLTPGGLTWAEVGLSREVGAVAVARRFTSAGHRPLESDEPTAAEYREALDAAGVPPNPPALPDPPRPPRVPTRSSRTAARPPARVTGTAATSATPPRPSPVPPGTGARTASPPNPRTPSPPNARTTPSPNPRAPSQPNARTAPPPNDARALPSPGAGTTEERCRPTVKAVAGGTFLGDRSDRPDLVILAPVDPMDLLLVNDLNSLRIPHLLVSAFEGHGTVGPLVLPGDTACLHCLDLTRRDRDPYWPIVTARLGGYPPGEIACDVALATVVAAQATGHALAFIDGKEPAVTNGTMDVTPDWRWRRRPWKAHPQCRCMRNNPYSLRMVMAPDRD, from the coding sequence GTGAAGCCCACCCTGCGACGCATCCTCCGCGACGAGCGCACCCTGCAGCTCGGCGTCCATCCTTTCCGGGCGGTCATGCTGAGTGGCCTGACCCAGCCCGTCCTGGAGTGGGTCGAGGGCCTCGACGGCACCCGCGACCTGGAGACCGTCCTGCGTGAGGCGGCCCTCGCCGGCCTCGACGAGCTCCGCGCCCGCTCGTTGCTCGACCAGTTGGCCGCCCAGGGCGCGCTGCACGACGCCGCCACCGGCCCGGGCTCCCTCCGTGACCTCCCCCTGGCGGAACGAGACCGCCTCAAACCGGAGCTCAGCGCCCTCGACCTCGCCTCCACCTCCCCCGACGGCATGATCGCCCTGTTCGAGCGCCGTAGGAGAGCGCGCGTGCGGGTGTACGGCGCCGGTCGCGTCGGCGCCCAGATCGTCGCCCTGCTCGCCGCCGCCGGCGTGGGGCATCTCCGCGTTCTCGACCCGGGCGAGACCCGTCCTCAGGACCTCACTCCTGGGGGTCTCACCTGGGCGGAGGTCGGCCTTTCTCGCGAGGTCGGCGCCGTGGCGGTCGCCCGGCGGTTCACCTCGGCCGGTCATCGGCCTCTGGAGAGCGACGAGCCGACCGCCGCCGAGTACAGGGAAGCTCTCGACGCGGCCGGCGTACCACCCAACCCTCCGGCCCTTCCCGACCCGCCGAGGCCTCCCAGGGTTCCCACCCGTTCCAGCCGGACCGCCGCCAGACCACCCGCGAGAGTCACCGGCACAGCGGCGACCAGCGCCACCCCTCCCCGGCCCTCCCCCGTCCCGCCCGGCACCGGCGCCCGCACCGCTTCGCCACCGAACCCACGCACGCCTTCGCCACCGAACGCCCGCACCACTCCCTCACCGAACCCGCGCGCGCCCTCCCAGCCGAACGCCCGCACCGCTCCTCCCCCGAACGACGCACGTGCGCTGCCCTCACCAGGCGCCGGCACCACCGAGGAGCGATGCCGGCCGACCGTCAAGGCGGTGGCCGGTGGCACCTTCCTCGGGGACAGGTCCGACCGGCCGGACCTCGTCATCCTCGCCCCGGTAGACCCGATGGACCTGCTGCTGGTCAACGACCTCAACTCCCTGCGCATCCCCCACCTCCTGGTCTCCGCCTTCGAAGGGCACGGCACCGTGGGCCCGCTCGTCCTGCCGGGAGACACGGCGTGCCTGCACTGCCTCGACCTCACCCGGCGCGACCGCGACCCGTACTGGCCGATCGTCACGGCCCGGCTGGGCGGGTATCCGCCGGGAGAGATCGCCTGCGACGTCGCCCTCGCGACCGTCGTCGCAGCCCAGGCGACCGGGCACGCGCTGGCGTTCATCGACGGCAAGGAGCCGGCTGTGACCAACGGCACAATGG